Proteins from a genomic interval of bacterium:
- a CDS encoding TonB-dependent receptor — protein MKKREENLSSNPRRIFLLWSIVVLFSHISFAQTEKQTGNIFGTISDRVTNSSLPGAAVKIVDTQRGGIADNDGKYTIDRIPPGTYNVRFSMIGYETLTKTNVIIKPGRGTEISVSLEPEAVEMEGVTVKAKETYFEKNPEAEVSERTIDTQEILDSSGSMMDIQRVVQVLPSVVSGADMFNEIIVRGGNFGENLFVMDGIEIPNPNHFAFQGVGGGPISLLRTEFTKDVSFLAGAFPAKYGDKASSVMDISLRSGSNDKYLTSLDMGMAGIGVMAEGPVSEKGSFLFSARKSYLDLIISNTGLTAVPRYYNLQGKMTYSLSPNNTLLWNTVYGADSIRIKPGEDDDDEDENVDESTDLVITGFTLKSALAKSLYSEAVLSYVQNHWKTDVWDEGETRSDSFYNNTSIESETNLKYDITWFIGKHDLSGGFSLKNSRFDHDIYAEEDTVFTYDTSFATAEDDTVTGIYRIYPAWRDRKKVDTLKSALYSQLRLNPTSRLTLRIGGRYDHVEYNNDSNYSPRLGARYRLTDTLWLNGAYGIHYQSPSYIEFTANEKNRNLKNYHTKQFVVGTEWQPRPDTRITLEGYTKKYRDVPVSKSWTTPDPWDSYNGEMVNAARGRSEGIELYLHRKMSSSYMYIVSYSFYRAWFTDPRTGEERPWDFDHRNVFTANFAKRWNLTKSEWYQGVKGKIWYKPLAWILPFGDEVLLSAKWRFTGGRPYTDPSYLRDYHEWIVPDDTRYNTERLPDYHRLDIRLDRRYYFNKWSLVVYFDIMNVYGRDNVWDYSRDEYGTVDKVYQFSTMPIGGFSIEF, from the coding sequence GTGAAAAAACGTGAAGAAAACCTTTCATCAAACCCGAGACGGATATTTTTACTCTGGAGTATCGTTGTACTCTTCTCACACATTTCGTTTGCCCAGACTGAAAAACAGACAGGAAACATTTTCGGGACAATTTCCGACCGGGTAACAAATTCGAGCCTGCCGGGGGCCGCTGTGAAAATTGTCGATACACAGCGTGGCGGAATCGCTGACAATGATGGTAAATATACCATCGACCGCATACCGCCGGGAACATATAATGTCAGGTTTTCCATGATCGGTTATGAAACACTCACTAAAACCAATGTCATCATCAAGCCGGGACGCGGTACGGAAATTTCGGTCAGTCTCGAACCGGAAGCTGTCGAAATGGAAGGCGTTACGGTCAAAGCAAAAGAAACATATTTCGAGAAAAACCCGGAAGCCGAGGTTTCGGAAAGAACGATCGACACCCAGGAAATCCTCGATTCTTCCGGTTCGATGATGGACATCCAGCGGGTTGTTCAGGTCCTTCCATCAGTTGTTTCGGGCGCAGATATGTTCAACGAGATTATCGTCCGTGGCGGCAACTTCGGTGAAAACCTTTTCGTCATGGACGGCATAGAAATCCCCAATCCAAACCATTTTGCATTTCAGGGTGTCGGCGGCGGCCCGATATCGCTTCTCAGGACGGAATTCACAAAAGATGTGAGTTTTCTTGCCGGGGCGTTTCCGGCAAAATACGGCGATAAGGCCTCGTCGGTCATGGATATCTCGCTCAGGAGCGGTAGCAACGACAAGTATCTGACCAGCCTCGATATGGGCATGGCTGGTATTGGTGTCATGGCAGAAGGTCCGGTGAGCGAGAAAGGATCATTTCTGTTTTCGGCACGGAAAAGTTATCTCGATCTTATCATCTCGAATACCGGATTGACCGCTGTTCCCCGCTATTACAACCTTCAGGGAAAAATGACCTACAGCCTGAGCCCGAATAACACGCTCCTGTGGAATACGGTATACGGTGCCGATTCGATCCGTATCAAACCGGGAGAAGACGATGACGATGAAGACGAGAATGTCGACGAGTCAACCGATCTTGTCATTACCGGATTCACCCTTAAAAGCGCATTGGCAAAATCGCTCTATTCCGAAGCGGTGCTTTCATATGTTCAGAACCACTGGAAAACCGATGTATGGGATGAAGGCGAAACGAGAAGCGATTCGTTCTATAATAACACATCGATCGAATCGGAAACGAATCTCAAATACGATATTACATGGTTTATCGGAAAACACGATCTGTCCGGCGGATTTTCACTGAAGAACAGCAGGTTCGATCATGACATATACGCCGAGGAAGATACGGTATTCACCTATGACACATCGTTTGCCACCGCTGAAGATGATACGGTGACCGGTATATACCGTATATATCCGGCATGGCGCGACCGTAAAAAAGTAGACACGCTCAAGAGCGCACTCTATTCCCAGCTCAGACTGAACCCGACCAGCAGGCTCACCCTCCGTATCGGTGGACGATACGATCATGTGGAATACAACAACGACAGCAATTACTCACCGCGTCTCGGCGCAAGATACCGTCTGACCGACACACTCTGGCTCAACGGGGCATATGGTATTCACTATCAGAGTCCGTCGTATATCGAGTTCACTGCTAATGAAAAAAACAGAAACCTTAAAAACTATCACACGAAACAGTTCGTTGTCGGAACCGAATGGCAACCGAGACCCGACACCCGTATCACGCTGGAAGGATACACGAAAAAATACCGCGATGTACCCGTTTCCAAATCATGGACGACACCCGATCCATGGGACTCCTACAACGGTGAGATGGTGAATGCCGCCAGGGGCCGTTCGGAGGGTATCGAACTGTACCTGCACCGCAAGATGAGCTCCTCGTATATGTATATCGTGTCGTACTCGTTCTACCGGGCATGGTTCACCGACCCGCGGACCGGCGAAGAACGCCCATGGGATTTTGACCACCGCAATGTGTTTACCGCCAATTTCGCCAAACGGTGGAACCTTACGAAATCCGAATGGTACCAGGGAGTAAAGGGCAAAATCTGGTACAAACCGCTGGCGTGGATTCTTCCTTTCGGCGATGAGGTGCTGCTCTCGGCAAAGTGGCGGTTCACCGGGGGACGGCCATATACCGACCCTTCCTATCTGAGAGATTACCATGAATGGATCGTACCGGATGATACCCGGTACAATACCGAACGTCTGCCCGATTATCACCGTCTCGATATCCGTCTCGACAGGCGGTACTATTTCAACAAATGGAGCCTCGTTGTTTATTTTGATATCATGAATGTCTACGGCAGAGACAATGTATGGGACTATTCGCGTGATGAATACGGCACTGTTGATAAAGTATACCAGTTCAGCACCATGCCGATCGGCGGCTTCAGTATCGAGTTTTAG
- a CDS encoding type II toxin-antitoxin system RelE/ParE family toxin, with protein sequence MAEIRWTIQAADDIESIVNFISADSEHYARLLAVDILGAVERAGAFSESGRVVTEINIP encoded by the coding sequence ATGGCTGAAATAAGGTGGACGATTCAGGCCGCTGATGATATTGAGAGTATTGTCAACTTCATCTCGGCGGATTCCGAGCACTATGCCCGTTTGCTTGCTGTTGACATATTGGGAGCTGTGGAGCGTGCAGGAGCTTTTTCAGAGTCCGGCCGTGTCGTTACGGAAATAAACATACCGTAA
- a CDS encoding type II toxin-antitoxin system HicB family antitoxin yields the protein MKLKTILVPSEDGGYTVYVPSLPGCISEGDAYEEALANIREAIELYLEPVDDDFSPDGNCRIVELEL from the coding sequence ATGAAATTAAAAACAATCCTTGTCCCTTCAGAAGATGGAGGCTACACCGTGTATGTGCCGTCCCTTCCGGGCTGCATCAGCGAGGGCGATGCGTACGAGGAAGCCCTTGCAAATATACGCGAGGCTATTGAATTGTACCTCGAACCGGTCGATGACGATTTCTCGCCCGATGGAAACTGTCGTATAGTGGAACTTGAATTGTGA